The stretch of DNA TAAAATAAATTTCACAATAATATAATGTGATGAAGCTTTCAAAAAGCCAATTTAGTGAACCTACTTATAATCGTTTAGAACAGCATTTTAATAAACTGTCAGTTACACAATGTGTAGTTTTATGATCTCATTctgaatgtatttttaaataagtgatTTCAAATATTTGTGTGAACGTTAATGCACTTAAATAGCTGAGAGAATAGGATTAggtttatccatgtttaccaaaaTATATGTACAGTCTACAGTCAAATGCTTGtattttcttaatgtccctCGCAAACTTCGCATTTTTGAATATCAGATTTGTTTCCATACTATAGGAACACTATTATATAGAGCAATACATCTTGAATACATCAGCCAGTAGCTAAAGAAGCTGACCTTACTACATGCAAAAATGCCATGACAATTCTGCTATCCTATACTATACCTAGGGCGCCGACCATCTAGGTCTGGTTCTAGTCTAggtcttttatgtatgtatgattcgTGGTATGTATGTGTGACATGGATgtataatatcgtcactggaaaggcaatattacataagcgccaaaatatcctaaaatagtagtCCATGTTGATATCTATTGCTAAAcatagatattaaaaaaaaaaacaatgtaatcttacgttgacaacatttaaattggataaatgggtaaaaggttatgacaaaaaattaaaaaaatacttttccttgaaatggcattttggcgcttacgtaatttcgcCTTTTCAGTGAAGATATgtacatttattaaaaagaaaacaagacaTGAAGTTTACCAAAATTTTATTACCTTAAAAAGCCCTAAAACTACATTCAACCTTCATAGAATTTAGGAAGTTGGTCACCCAGGATGACAGAGCGCTCTACACCCGCCTCAGTAAGGACTCCGAGTCTCACCACACCACCAGACGAACCATCACGCAAAATGGCCAGTGTCAGCGTGTTGGTGACAAAGTCCATGGCCTGTTTCTTGGTCATGTTAGGCTTGAAATGAGCATCAACATAGCCATATACGTAGGTGGAACCAGACCCACCAATAGAAACTGCTTGGCGTTGCAGCATGCCTCCAATGGGTACCGAGTAGATTTGACCTGCAGACAGAGATTGCATATTGAATAATATTCTACTGATCAattctttattattaatattaatgtttgtaaataaaagaCTAAAACTAATAGGGCACTTGAAAACTAATAGGTCATTTGACAAATCTACCGTATGctaattttttaatatattcttGCTGTTTATGGGAAGTGGCCCATAGCTAGTCTTTATGTTGTACCCTGATATATCACGGAGATCTGTAGCTGTAGCATGCAGTCAGCATGTTGCATATGCCACTATAAATGAGCCTGTATGCTACAGGAGTTGGACGTCCcattttaaaagttataaagtatGTTACCTCCTTTCTTCTTATCCCAGCCGGCGACCAAGATACCAGCAACCAGCTGATCCCTATAGCTGTAACAGAGCTCTCTGAAGATGGATGCTGCGGTCTCCACCAGTGGCTGCTCACCCAGCTCCATCCGGTGAAAGTCTGATAAAGAAATACAACATTTTctgtgaattaaataaaatgttgtatAAGTGCACTACCTATATTAGCATGATGATTATTCAGATCAGATATTAGTGATGTGTAGTTATTAAAAGTAATACATTTTTGTGGCTACTATAAATTTGCCTTCAATGTTAAAATTGGAAGTACAAAGCTTATAAAGCCATCATATAACTTACTAAGGTGGTACTTGACAATATCAGCGATCGCTTGGGTATCGGCAGCGGACCCTGAGCGACAGCAGTAAATATGATCAGTGATCTTTGTGAGCTTGTCAGTGACCCTGTTGGCGATGTAGGCGCCGGTGGTGGTGCGCGAGTCGGCCCCAATCACTACACCACCATCGAACTCGCACGCCATGATCGACGTGCCCGTGCTGTGAGGAGCGTTCATCCAACTCATCTCGGGGTCGGCATACGCATTCACCACTGACGCGGCCATTTTTCTGCAAATATTGTTAGGTTGTCTTAGTTTTATAGATTTATTGATAGTAAGTAAAGAGAATTTTAGAAGTTTAAGTGGTTACAAGGCAGAATTATGCGGCAAAGTAAGACTTTAAATATGTAGCATCATTGTAGAGCAGGTTATGTGTAACAACAAAACGGAAAAATAATACCGTCAAATGTATAAGTTGGAGAGGGCAAGAAGGAGTAAACAGTAGAGTAGAAAGTATATTGCTTGAATACTTACATGATTTATAAtggaaataaacaaaatattaatttctgaaAGTCACGATTTAGCTTCCTCCGGTTTGTAAACTGTCAACGTCAAACGTCAAATCAAATGTCATTTGTCATTGTACGTTTCTAGGTACGCATGTAGCAAAAAATTGCTTTACATAATTTAACAGCTAAATATGAAAATAGTTACCATTATAAAAGTCAccaaacaaacaaattatagttaaatgcttttttttttacacgctttatttacagaaaatcattttatacctacttcagatttttatatttaatcatGTTTCTTGTATTACTTACGTAAAatggaatattttattatcatttcttTTTACGCAGATATTTTTCATAGCTTTTTCCTAGTTGAAATTCTATAAAAAAGGCAACAAGTCgttgaacatttattttttcaactttTGGCCAGTAATCAGTGTtgatttatcacaaggttctctacaaatagtataaaaaaaatcgtggCTCTTTTTAGACATACATTGCACCGGTCTCTGGAGGATTTTTAGGTCTATGTTGCAGGCTTCTtaattgttttgaaaataaGCATTGTTTTGATTTGTAGTTCAGTAAtgctacttattattttattaatattagtgATGATTCCGCCAACAAGACAGGAGTTTAACAAGGGGTGGGTATATTTACCTttgtctacccctttggggatagaCGCATTAtgcgtgcttcgtaaggcatgtaaagccgttggttccgttCCGACTACCACTTACTAAAGTTATTGAtttgtaacgactatgtacctACTAGTAAGTAATTAACGGACCTGACTTACTTTAATAAGTAACTGTCCGTATGTACTTG from Pectinophora gossypiella chromosome 3, ilPecGoss1.1, whole genome shotgun sequence encodes:
- the LOC126382156 gene encoding proteasome subunit beta type-6, with amino-acid sequence MAASVVNAYADPEMSWMNAPHSTGTSIMACEFDGGVVIGADSRTTTGAYIANRVTDKLTKITDHIYCCRSGSAADTQAIADIVKYHLNFHRMELGEQPLVETAASIFRELCYSYRDQLVAGILVAGWDKKKGGQIYSVPIGGMLQRQAVSIGGSGSTYVYGYVDAHFKPNMTKKQAMDFVTNTLTLAILRDGSSGGVVRLGVLTEAGVERSVILGDQLPKFYEG